One Rhododendron vialii isolate Sample 1 chromosome 2a, ASM3025357v1 genomic region harbors:
- the LOC131317672 gene encoding cation/H(+) antiporter 15-like has protein sequence MTTNAPNGVVLPFNFSAFDVPFSCEYFASAVTSGGYFRNDNPIRHPVPFFLSQLGVGTILCAIFRLLLRPLKQPRFVAEMLAGIMLGPSMFKLFGKGDYIESLKTIKEYNMINVLEYLGLTTFSFVVGVRTDISMLKSAGKLPWIIGILSFLLPMSVVFPAAALFKKYLGEMEGFFLYWVSVMAAKTSFQVTSVLLEDLSLLNSELGRLALSSALISSIGSWIFATYNAYYAWSKRLKFRTLDYFRTEIPRAISILAIIFVLRPFMFWLMRRIPEGRPIKESHFFVITVMFLTVSFAYECLGFGAPLGAMILGLCVPPGRPLGSGVVEKLEAFISAVLLPTYIVGAGRYVDIFQISMVHYIQAEIIILLSFSAKLAAGVIPSVICRMPYKDSFALGLLLSAQGFFDVLFFKLFHRYGVLTQEFYSVLTLMAVLTGAVTTPLIYYLYNPSKRYSNYKRRTIQQSRHENELRILLCLHEEDQVCSLMNVLKASYPTREKPVGAFVLDLIELVGRDHPLLINHQFHQRRSTTLTRTDRIINAFNQYELRSEGTIKHQHYTSITPYVSMHDDICTLALEKRTSILIFPFQKSDNSPIPGVIKNVLDKAPCSVGILFDKKIITHWRSDSHNQARLSVCVVFLGGPDAREALAYGMRMVANPAIRLTVLRLIAEDEFVSDMLETRHDIDLIQELRAAYNDTQRIEYREEIVRDGVETSKVILSLDDRYDFMLVGRRLDSDSPLVKGLADWSHAQELGIIGDMLASSDMKCSASVLVVQQQFTVEDLAHAHED, from the exons ATGACAACAAACGCCCCAAATGGCGTAGTTTTGCCTTTCAATTTCTCGGCTTTCGACGTCCCATTCAGCTGCGAATACTTTGCCTCCGCCGTGACTTCCGGGGGCTATTTCCGAAATGACAATCCCATACGCCACCCCGTTCCGTTCTTCCTCAGTCAGCTTGGGGTAGGCACTATTCTCTGCGCGATCTTCCGTCTCCTCCTCAGGCCGCTCAAACAACCCAGATTTGTTGCTGAGATGTTG GCTGGCATAATGTTAGGCCCTTCAATGTTTAAACTGTTTGGTAAAGGAGACTATATCGAAAGCTTGAAGACAATCAAGGAGTACAACATGATTAATGTCCTTGAATACTTGGGCCTCACGACATTCTCGTTCGTAGTGGGGGTTCGGACGGACATAAGCATGCTTAAATCTGCTGGAAAATTGCCATGGATTATTGGTATCCTCTCTTTCCTACTTCCCATGTCCGTAGTTTTTCCCGCTGCTGCGCTCTTCAAGAAATACCTTGGTGAAATGGAAGGATTCTTCCTCTATTGGGTCAGCGTAATGGCCGCCAAAACATCGTTTCAGGTCACCTCTGTCCTCCTTGAAGACTTAAGTCTCCTGAATTCGGAACTTGGCCGCTTGGCCTTGTCATCTGCATTGATCAGCAGTATAGGCAGCTGGATTTTTGCCACATACAATGCTTACTACGCTTGGTCTAAGAGGTTGAAGTTTCGAACCTTGGACTACTTTAGGACGGAAATACCCAGAGCGATTTCCATACTTGCGATAATATTCGTCCTACGCCCTTTCATGTTTTGGCTGATGAGGAGGATCCCAGAAGGAAGACCCATAAAGGAATCTCATTTTTTCGTGATCACTGTGATGTTTCTTACAGTTTCTTTTGCATATGAGTGTTTGGGATTTGGCGCTCCTTTAGGGGCAATGATTCTAGGCTTGTGCGTGCCACCCGGTCGGCCTCTAGGATCTGGAGTGGTGGAAAAGCTGGAAGCTTTCATTTCAGCAGTGCTTTTGCCGACTTATATTGTTGGTGCCGGTCGCTATGTCGATATTTTCCAAATAAGCATGGTGCATTATATCCAAGCGGAGATCATCATCCTCCTTTCCTTCTCCGCGAAACTTGCTGCAGGTGTGATCCCTTCAGTAATTTGCAGGATGCCTTACAAGGATTCCTTCGCTCTTGGCCTCCTCTTGAGTGCACAAGGGTTTTTTGATGTTCTCTTCTTCAAACTCTTCCATAGATATGGT GTGCTCACTCAAGAGTTCTACTCAGTTCTCACACTGATGGCGGTGTTGACCGGGGCTGTCACCACCCCTTTAATTTACTACCTCTACAATCCTTCCAAGAGATATTCAAACTACAAAAGAAGGACAATCCAGCAATCTAGACACGAGAACGAACTCCGGATTCTCCTGTGTCTTCACGAGGAAGATCAGGTTTGCAGCCTAATGAATGTCCTGAAAGCCTCTTATCCCACGAGAGAAAAGCCCGTAGGAGCTTTTGTTTTGGACCTGATCGAGCTCGTTGGACGAGACCACCCACTCCTCATCAACCACCAGTTCCACCAACGCCGCTCTACTACTCTCACTAGAACTGACCGCATCATCAACGCATTCAATCAGTACGAACTACGCAGCGAAG GTACGATAAAACACCAGCACTATACCTCCATCACGCCTTACGTGAGTATGCACGACGATATATGTACCCTGGCACTGGAGAAGAGAACTTCCATATTGATCTTCCCATTTCAAAAATCTGACAACAGTCCGATCCCTGGAGTGATAAAAAATGTGCTTGACAAGGCTCCCTGCTCAGTTGGAATCCTTTTTGACAAGAAGATAATCACGCATTGGAGATCTGACTCCCACAATCAAGCCCGGTTGAGTGTATGTGTGGTTTTCCTTGGAGGACCCGACGCTCGTGAGGCACTGGCATATGGAATGAGGATGGTTGCGAATCCAGCCATTAGGCTCACCGTCCTTCGACTAATAGCAGAAGACGAATTCGTCTCTGATATGTTGGAGACTAGGCACGATATAGATCTGATTCAGGAACTCAGAGCCGCTTACAACGACACTCAGAGGATTGAGTATAGGGAAGAGATTGTGAGGGACGGGGTCGAGACGTCCAAAGTGATTCTATCTCTTGATGATCGTTATGACTTCATGTTGGTGGGAAGGAGGCTTGACAGTGATTCACCATTGGTGAAAGGGCTTGCTGATTGGAGCCATGCACAGGAGCTGGGAATCATTGGAGACATGCTTGCTTCTTCGGATATGAAGTGCAGCGCATCGGTTCTGGTCGTGCAACAACAGTTCACCGTCGAGGACTTGGCACATGCACATGAAGATTAG